In one Silene latifolia isolate original U9 population chromosome 10, ASM4854445v1, whole genome shotgun sequence genomic region, the following are encoded:
- the LOC141605697 gene encoding mitochondrial protein pet191 homolog codes for MAKSCKGLAEELVKCLTDSDCIKVQKRPIRECAGEKSPCIPSECVGLRETYFNCKRGQVDMRARIRGNKGY; via the exons ATGGCGAAATCGTGCAAGGGTCTAGCCGAAGAATTGGTGAAATGTCTCACCGACTCTGATTGCATCAAG GTACAAAAGAGGCCAATCAGGGAATGTGCAGGGGAGAAGAGCCCTTGTATACCAAGTGAGTGTGTGGGTCTACGAGAAACTTACTTCAATTGCAAGAGAGGGCAG GTTGATATGCGAGCTCGAATACGTGGCAACAAGGGCTATTAA